Proteins encoded together in one Bradyrhizobium sp. PSBB068 window:
- a CDS encoding LysR family transcriptional regulator, whose translation MTANSSIDPIDIGILRTLVLVYDLQSFSAAAKRLDVNQSTISYAIERLRGAFGDPLFVRNGNGVTATERCAALVGWARDMIGEIDGLVSAVEFDPATAQGSVTISCNHHERQTLIPQFSARLRAGAPRIRLVLLDAAGHGDVHLKQNQCDIVLGPVGIVGESIFRRHIMTDHYVCVMDPANPLARSRIALSAYARAEHVFITHSGEWQPLYLEALKTRKIEIEPVVSLPNHDSLERIIAGTRLVATIPHHLARAMRGGLHVASLPFRVPISIDMYWGARTAKSGLHKWARGLLAEEARAYAA comes from the coding sequence GTGACGGCCAATTCCTCGATCGATCCGATCGACATCGGGATCTTGCGGACGCTCGTGCTGGTCTATGACCTGCAGTCGTTCTCCGCGGCGGCCAAGCGCCTCGACGTCAACCAGTCCACCATCAGCTATGCGATCGAGCGGCTGCGCGGCGCGTTCGGTGATCCGCTGTTCGTCCGCAACGGCAACGGCGTGACGGCCACCGAGCGCTGCGCGGCGCTGGTCGGCTGGGCGCGCGACATGATCGGCGAGATCGACGGGTTGGTCTCAGCGGTCGAATTCGATCCCGCGACGGCGCAGGGCAGCGTGACGATCTCCTGCAATCATCACGAACGCCAGACCCTGATCCCGCAGTTCAGTGCGCGGCTGCGTGCCGGCGCACCAAGAATTCGTCTGGTCCTGCTCGACGCCGCGGGCCATGGCGACGTCCATCTCAAGCAGAACCAGTGCGACATCGTGCTTGGTCCGGTCGGGATCGTCGGTGAAAGCATCTTCAGGCGTCATATCATGACCGATCACTATGTCTGCGTGATGGATCCGGCCAATCCGCTGGCGCGGAGCCGGATCGCGCTGTCGGCCTATGCGAGGGCCGAGCATGTCTTCATCACCCATAGCGGCGAGTGGCAGCCGCTCTACCTCGAGGCGCTGAAGACGAGGAAGATCGAGATCGAGCCGGTGGTCAGTCTTCCCAACCACGACAGTCTGGAGCGCATCATCGCCGGCACAAGGCTGGTTGCGACCATTCCGCATCACCTGGCACGGGCGATGCGCGGCGGGCTGCACGTCGCATCACTGCCGTTCCGCGTGCCGATCTCGATCGACATGTATTGGGGCGCCAGGACGGCGAAATCGGGCCTGCACAAATGGGCGCGCGGCCTGCTCGCCGAGGAAGCGAGGGCGTACGCGGCCTGA
- a CDS encoding inorganic phosphate transporter, translating into MSDMALPGSIEPALKKGPDLDKGFHPMTGIIYLGVVAAALLFVAYSIYADVDATGTRVTSFLPYIMLFVALLIALGFEFVNGFHDTANAVATVIYTRSLPAHVAVVWSGMFNLFGVLLSSGAVAFGIVSLLPVELILQVGSSAGFAMVFALLIAAIIWNLGTWWLGLPASSSHTLIGSIMGVGITNALLRGRDGTSGVDWSQATNIAKALLLSPLFGFALAAGLLYILKIALQRATPALFGEPVGNQPPPWWIRGILILTCTLVSFFHGSNDGQKGMGLIMLILIGTVPTAYALNRALPASQIEQFAAHSTAASKVIEGKAAGYNVIGNPRPAVTNYVAQHQINEGTFPSLAVLVRDIGQQVAQYGSLAKFPADAVGNTRNDMYLASEAIRFLMKDKEAELTAADVATLNEYKGSLDAATKFIPSWVKFAVAIALGLGTMVGWKRIVVTVGEKIGKTHLTYAQGACAEITAAATIAAADGYGLPVSTTHVLSSGIAGTMAANGSGLQWATIRNIAMAWVLTLPAAMILSGCLYYVFYHVF; encoded by the coding sequence ATGAGCGATATGGCGTTACCCGGCTCGATCGAGCCCGCCTTGAAAAAGGGTCCGGACCTCGACAAAGGCTTCCACCCCATGACGGGGATTATCTATTTGGGCGTGGTCGCGGCCGCGCTGCTGTTCGTTGCCTACAGCATCTATGCCGACGTCGATGCCACCGGCACGCGCGTCACGTCGTTCCTGCCGTACATCATGCTGTTCGTCGCGCTGCTGATCGCGCTCGGCTTCGAATTCGTCAACGGCTTCCACGACACCGCGAACGCCGTCGCAACCGTGATCTACACCCGCTCGCTGCCGGCGCATGTCGCCGTGGTGTGGTCGGGCATGTTCAACCTGTTCGGCGTGCTGCTCTCGAGCGGCGCCGTGGCGTTCGGCATCGTGTCGCTGCTCCCGGTCGAGCTGATACTGCAGGTCGGATCGAGCGCCGGCTTTGCGATGGTGTTCGCGCTCTTGATCGCCGCCATCATCTGGAATCTGGGCACCTGGTGGCTCGGTCTGCCGGCCTCGAGCTCGCATACCCTGATCGGCTCGATCATGGGCGTCGGCATCACCAACGCGCTGCTGCGCGGCCGTGACGGCACCTCGGGCGTCGACTGGTCACAGGCGACCAACATAGCCAAGGCGCTGCTGCTGTCGCCGCTGTTCGGCTTCGCGCTCGCGGCCGGCCTGCTCTATATCCTCAAGATCGCGCTGCAGCGCGCGACGCCGGCGTTGTTCGGCGAGCCGGTCGGCAACCAGCCGCCGCCGTGGTGGATCCGTGGCATCCTGATCCTGACCTGCACGCTGGTCAGCTTCTTCCACGGCTCGAACGACGGCCAGAAGGGCATGGGCCTGATCATGCTGATCCTGATCGGCACCGTGCCGACCGCCTATGCGCTGAACCGCGCGCTGCCCGCAAGCCAGATCGAGCAGTTCGCCGCGCACTCGACCGCGGCCAGCAAGGTCATCGAAGGCAAGGCCGCCGGCTACAACGTGATCGGCAATCCGCGCCCGGCCGTGACCAATTATGTCGCGCAGCACCAGATCAACGAAGGCACCTTTCCTTCGCTCGCCGTGCTGGTGCGCGACATCGGCCAGCAGGTTGCCCAATATGGCTCGCTGGCCAAGTTCCCGGCTGACGCGGTGGGCAACACCCGTAACGACATGTACCTGGCCTCCGAGGCGATCCGCTTCCTGATGAAGGACAAGGAGGCCGAACTGACCGCCGCCGACGTCGCCACGCTGAACGAGTACAAGGGCTCGCTCGATGCCGCGACCAAGTTCATCCCGAGCTGGGTGAAGTTCGCCGTCGCCATCGCGCTCGGCCTCGGCACCATGGTCGGCTGGAAGCGCATCGTCGTCACCGTCGGCGAGAAGATCGGCAAGACCCACTTGACCTATGCGCAGGGCGCCTGCGCCGAGATCACGGCGGCCGCGACGATCGCGGCGGCCGACGGCTACGGCCTGCCGGTCTCGACCACGCACGTGCTGTCGTCAGGCATCGCGGGCACCATGGCCGCCAACGGCTCCGGCCTGCAATGGGCGACCATCCGCAACATCGCAATGGCCTGGGTGCTGACCCTGCCGGCCGCGATGATCCTCTCGGGCTGCCTGTACTACGTGTTCTACCACGTGTTCTGA
- a CDS encoding UdgX family uracil-DNA binding protein (This protein belongs to the uracil DNA glycosylase superfamily, members of which act in excision repair of DNA. However, it belongs more specifically to UdgX branch, whose founding member was found to bind uracil in DNA (where it does not belong), without cleaving it, appears to promote DNA repair by a pathway involving RecA, rather than base excision.) has translation MHTVTLDSETNFDGWRQAARQLALNGVKPQDVTWIARNAEPELFAATEADHLPDTTEGTFNVPVKFVELAKAAILHRNSERFALLYRLLWRIRGDHDLLDVATDRDVSEISAMARAVHRDEHKMHAFVRFREVGRVNTHFVAWFEPEHHIVELAAPFFAKRFADMPWSILTPDVCAHWDGHAISITPGVAKSEAPSQDRLEETWRSYYAAIFNPARLKVKAMQTEMPQKYWRNLPEASLIKPLIASAERTTGAMIANQPTEPHKPQKRPDEPMARKQVQDAPVHDTIAALRDEAVGCRACPLWKDATQTVFGEGPQSATLMLVGEQPGDKEDLAGHPFVGPAGQMLDRALREAGIDRAGVYITNAVKHFKFVPRGKIRLHQKPATPEIRACRQWYERELAAIKPELVVALGATAAQCVLGKITPVNKNRGRLMDQDGTKVLVTVHPSYLLRLPDEKAKALEYQRFIDDLKIAADRLRNSA, from the coding sequence ATGCACACCGTCACCCTCGACAGCGAAACCAACTTCGACGGCTGGCGGCAAGCCGCACGGCAGCTGGCATTGAACGGGGTGAAGCCGCAGGACGTGACGTGGATCGCGCGCAATGCCGAGCCGGAATTGTTTGCGGCGACGGAAGCTGACCACTTGCCCGATACGACCGAAGGCACCTTCAACGTGCCGGTCAAATTCGTCGAGCTGGCGAAGGCTGCGATCCTGCATCGCAACTCCGAACGCTTCGCCCTGCTCTATCGCCTGCTCTGGCGGATTCGCGGCGATCACGACCTGCTCGACGTCGCCACCGATCGCGATGTCTCGGAGATCAGCGCGATGGCACGCGCGGTGCATCGCGATGAACATAAGATGCATGCCTTCGTCCGCTTCCGCGAGGTCGGGCGCGTGAATACGCATTTCGTCGCCTGGTTCGAACCGGAGCATCATATCGTCGAGCTTGCTGCGCCATTCTTCGCCAAACGCTTTGCCGACATGCCTTGGTCAATCCTGACGCCCGATGTCTGCGCGCATTGGGACGGTCACGCGATCTCGATCACGCCGGGCGTCGCCAAATCCGAGGCGCCCAGCCAGGACCGGCTGGAGGAAACCTGGCGAAGCTATTACGCGGCGATCTTCAATCCGGCGCGGCTGAAGGTGAAAGCGATGCAAACCGAGATGCCGCAGAAATACTGGAGGAACCTGCCGGAGGCCTCGCTGATTAAGCCATTGATCGCGAGCGCGGAACGCACCACCGGCGCGATGATCGCGAACCAGCCGACCGAACCGCATAAGCCGCAGAAGCGGCCGGATGAGCCGATGGCCCGCAAGCAAGTCCAGGATGCGCCAGTCCACGACACGATCGCTGCGCTGCGCGACGAGGCCGTCGGTTGCCGCGCCTGCCCGCTGTGGAAGGACGCAACCCAGACCGTGTTCGGCGAGGGACCGCAAAGCGCCACGCTGATGCTGGTCGGCGAGCAGCCCGGCGACAAGGAAGATCTCGCAGGCCATCCCTTCGTCGGGCCGGCCGGGCAGATGCTCGATCGCGCGCTGCGGGAAGCCGGCATCGATCGCGCCGGGGTCTACATCACCAACGCGGTGAAGCACTTCAAATTCGTGCCGCGCGGCAAGATCCGGCTGCACCAGAAGCCGGCCACACCGGAGATCCGCGCCTGCCGGCAGTGGTACGAGCGCGAGCTCGCCGCCATCAAGCCGGAACTCGTGGTGGCGCTCGGCGCCACCGCAGCGCAATGCGTGCTGGGCAAGATCACACCCGTCAACAAGAACCGCGGCCGCCTGATGGACCAAGACGGAACCAAGGTGCTCGTCACCGTGCACCCGTCCTACCTGTTGCGGCTACCCGACGAAAAGGCTAAGGCGCTGGAATATCAGCGCTTTATCGACGACCTGAAAATCGCCGCAGATCGGTTGCGCAATTCGGCCTGA
- a CDS encoding putative DNA modification/repair radical SAM protein: protein MDVQRKLEILADAAKYDASCASSGTEQRDSSDGRGLGSTAPGMGICHSYAPDGRCISLLKVLLTNACNYDCLYCVNRASSNVPRARFTIDEVVKLTLDFYRRNYIEGLFLSSGIIRSADYTMEQVVSVARKLREEHHFRGYIHLKTIPEADDTLIAEAGKYADRLSINIEVPEETSLAKLAPEKNVRAIRRTMGRLRLKLDEAAEKPATKTRPPRFAPAGQSTQMIVGADGASDQTILTTSANLYGAYRLKRVYYSAFSPIPDASRALPLIAPPLVREHRLYQADWLMRFYGFDVGEIADGHENGMLPLDIDPKLAWALRNRQRFPLDVASASREELLRVPGFGRKAVDRIIATRRITSIRVADLARLHIPRNKALPFIVLSDHRPSARLLDTAGLVERFKPKATQLGFGF, encoded by the coding sequence ATGGACGTGCAACGCAAGCTGGAGATCCTGGCGGATGCCGCGAAATACGACGCCTCCTGCGCCTCCTCGGGCACCGAGCAGCGGGATTCCAGCGACGGCAGGGGCCTCGGCTCGACCGCGCCCGGCATGGGCATCTGCCATTCCTACGCTCCGGACGGACGCTGCATTTCGCTATTGAAGGTGCTGCTCACCAACGCCTGCAACTACGACTGCCTGTATTGCGTCAACCGCGCCTCCTCCAACGTGCCGCGCGCCCGCTTCACCATCGACGAGGTGGTGAAGCTGACGCTCGACTTCTACCGGCGCAACTATATCGAGGGACTCTTCCTCTCGTCCGGCATCATCCGCAGCGCCGACTACACGATGGAACAGGTGGTGAGCGTCGCGCGAAAACTGCGCGAGGAGCACCACTTCCGCGGCTACATTCATCTGAAGACCATTCCCGAAGCCGACGACACGCTGATCGCTGAGGCCGGCAAATATGCCGATCGCCTCTCCATCAACATCGAGGTGCCGGAGGAGACCAGCCTCGCCAAGCTTGCGCCGGAGAAGAACGTCCGCGCGATCCGCCGCACCATGGGACGACTACGGCTGAAGCTCGACGAAGCCGCGGAAAAGCCCGCGACGAAAACAAGGCCGCCGCGCTTCGCGCCGGCCGGCCAGAGCACGCAGATGATCGTCGGTGCGGATGGCGCAAGCGACCAGACCATCCTCACAACAAGCGCTAATCTCTATGGTGCCTACAGGCTCAAGCGCGTCTACTACTCGGCGTTCAGCCCGATTCCCGATGCCAGCCGCGCCCTGCCGCTGATCGCGCCGCCGCTGGTGCGCGAGCACAGGCTCTACCAGGCCGACTGGCTGATGCGGTTCTACGGGTTCGATGTCGGCGAGATCGCCGATGGACACGAAAACGGCATGCTGCCGCTCGACATCGATCCGAAGCTCGCCTGGGCGCTGCGCAACCGCCAGCGCTTTCCACTCGACGTCGCCAGCGCCAGCCGCGAGGAATTGCTGCGCGTGCCCGGCTTCGGCCGCAAGGCAGTCGACCGCATCATCGCGACGCGGCGCATCACCTCGATCCGCGTGGCCGATCTGGCACGGCTGCACATCCCCAGGAACAAGGCACTGCCGTTCATCGTTCTCAGTGACCATCGCCCGTCGGCACGCTTGCTGGATACGGCCGGACTGGTCGAGCGATTCAAGCCGAAGGCGACGCAACTCGGGTTTGGGTTTTGA
- a CDS encoding DNA repair protein, protein MNSARTGTLASLRGSIARIEAPSDAAMPNRIALGHAGADAMLRGGLAPAALHEVFAAGHQAGAATGFIAGLAGRVSTRKPLVWVRQDFSDRENGALSVRGLAELGLDPRLLVTVRAADVDGALRTAADALACDALGAVVLEVWGEARQLDLVASRKLTLAAQASGVTALMLRIAATPIPSTAETRWIVRAAHSPPGNASSAWGAPRFDAELVRNRHGPVGRWIMEWKCDECQFSEPSAYPQPVAATPAHRPHQAQARAGHRLAS, encoded by the coding sequence ATGAACAGCGCACGCACGGGTACGCTTGCGTCTCTGCGCGGCAGCATCGCGCGCATCGAGGCGCCATCGGATGCGGCGATGCCGAACCGCATCGCGCTCGGCCACGCCGGCGCGGACGCGATGCTGCGCGGCGGGCTCGCGCCGGCCGCATTGCACGAGGTGTTCGCGGCCGGCCATCAAGCGGGCGCTGCGACCGGCTTCATCGCGGGGCTCGCCGGACGCGTGTCGACGCGCAAGCCGCTGGTCTGGGTGCGGCAGGATTTTTCCGATCGCGAAAACGGCGCGCTGTCGGTGCGCGGGCTCGCCGAGCTCGGCCTCGATCCGCGTCTCCTGGTCACGGTGCGCGCCGCCGATGTCGACGGTGCTCTGCGCACCGCGGCCGACGCGCTGGCCTGCGACGCGCTCGGCGCTGTTGTGCTCGAGGTCTGGGGCGAAGCGCGCCAGCTCGACCTCGTCGCCAGCCGCAAATTGACCCTCGCCGCGCAAGCCTCCGGCGTTACCGCGCTGATGCTGCGGATCGCGGCAACTCCGATTCCCTCGACCGCAGAGACGCGCTGGATCGTGCGTGCGGCGCATTCGCCGCCCGGCAATGCCTCAAGCGCCTGGGGCGCGCCGCGCTTCGACGCCGAGCTCGTGCGCAACCGTCATGGCCCGGTCGGGCGATGGATCATGGAATGGAAATGTGATGAGTGCCAATTCAGTGAACCGTCGGCGTATCCTCAGCCTGTGGCTGCCACGCCTGCCCATCGACCGCATCAAGCGCAAGCTCGCGCAGGACATCGCCTCGCAAGCTGA
- a CDS encoding DNA polymerase Y family protein — MSNDLPSVVVAKDHNAILLHAVDEAAMRAGLSIGLPLANARAICPELTVYDADPAADLKMLNDIADWCDRFTPLVALDPPYGLFLDITGCAHLFGGERALLQIVTHALSRRGFAVSAAIAGTSIAARTLTRHISGKIVASGEEAQAVGPLPVSALGADPAVTTGLRRAGLKTIGDVAARAPHEISARFGSAFTTLLGHALGQGDAPISPRKPLPDYIVEKRFPEPVATDTVIALTLSSLADMLVAAMDKQGKGARQLEASFFRTDGKVAAIMVETGRPVTRPEMIDRLFRERLDALSDPLDPGFGFDLIRLAAGRTEIVVQQQRDLDATVHDNDEISALIDRIAARIGGKRVVVHLPLESHIPERAALALPAQHHLAAASAAAWPERVAGEPPLRPLRLFERPEPIKVPFASVPDGPPHQFTWRRALHAVVRVEGPERIAMEWWKQDGAALTRDYFRVEDAEGQRFWIFRDGLYESELRDEEGRPVPANWYVHGLFA, encoded by the coding sequence ATGAGCAACGATCTCCCCAGCGTTGTGGTCGCAAAAGATCACAACGCGATCCTGCTGCATGCCGTCGACGAGGCCGCAATGCGGGCCGGGCTGTCGATCGGACTGCCGCTGGCCAATGCGCGCGCGATCTGCCCGGAGCTCACGGTCTACGACGCCGATCCCGCAGCCGATCTGAAGATGCTGAACGACATCGCCGACTGGTGCGACCGCTTCACGCCGTTGGTCGCGCTCGATCCGCCCTATGGCCTGTTCCTCGACATCACCGGCTGCGCGCACTTGTTCGGCGGCGAGCGCGCGCTGCTGCAGATCGTGACCCATGCGCTGAGCCGGCGCGGCTTTGCCGTCAGCGCAGCGATTGCCGGCACCTCGATCGCGGCGCGCACGTTGACGCGCCACATCTCGGGCAAGATCGTCGCCAGCGGCGAGGAAGCGCAAGCGGTCGGCCCGCTGCCGGTGTCGGCGCTCGGCGCCGATCCCGCTGTCACCACCGGCCTGCGCCGCGCCGGGTTGAAGACCATCGGCGATGTCGCCGCGCGTGCGCCGCACGAGATTTCGGCGCGGTTCGGTTCGGCCTTCACCACCTTGCTCGGCCACGCGCTCGGGCAGGGCGATGCCCCGATCAGCCCGCGCAAGCCGCTGCCGGATTACATCGTCGAGAAGCGTTTCCCCGAGCCCGTCGCCACCGACACCGTGATCGCGCTGACGCTCTCAAGCCTTGCCGATATGCTGGTTGCGGCGATGGACAAACAGGGCAAGGGCGCGCGGCAACTGGAGGCGAGCTTCTTCCGCACCGACGGCAAGGTCGCGGCGATCATGGTCGAGACCGGGCGTCCGGTGACGCGGCCCGAGATGATCGATCGCCTGTTCCGCGAACGGCTCGATGCGCTGAGCGATCCGCTCGATCCCGGCTTCGGCTTCGATCTCATTCGCCTCGCCGCAGGGCGTACCGAAATCGTGGTGCAGCAGCAGCGCGACCTCGACGCCACCGTGCATGACAATGACGAGATCTCGGCGCTGATCGACCGCATCGCCGCCCGCATCGGCGGCAAGCGCGTCGTCGTGCATCTGCCGCTCGAAAGCCATATCCCCGAGCGCGCGGCGCTCGCGCTGCCTGCGCAGCATCATCTGGCGGCCGCCAGCGCCGCCGCCTGGCCGGAGCGCGTCGCGGGCGAGCCGCCGCTGCGGCCCTTGCGGCTGTTCGAGCGACCCGAGCCGATCAAGGTCCCGTTCGCGAGCGTGCCTGACGGTCCGCCGCATCAATTCACCTGGCGGCGCGCCTTGCACGCGGTGGTGCGGGTCGAGGGCCCCGAGCGCATCGCGATGGAATGGTGGAAGCAGGACGGTGCGGCGCTTACCCGCGACTATTTCCGCGTCGAGGACGCCGAGGGCCAGCGCTTCTGGATCTTTCGTGACGGTCTCTATGAGAGTGAGCTGCGCGACGAGGAGGGCAGGCCCGTTCCGGCCAACTGGTATGTGCACGGGCTTTTCGCATGA